The following DNA comes from Anopheles arabiensis isolate DONGOLA chromosome 3, AaraD3, whole genome shotgun sequence.
CTCAgtgcattttagtgttttttccCTCTACTTCTGTCCTTTTAAAGAGCTCtccttttttaaaacatactCACAATTCTCCCCCCAACAAGTCGCTGCAAAATCCTCAGATTCGGTTATTGTTTCTTCGTTGCAATTCAAATCCATCCAAAATGCGAATGAATAGCAAAACGCGCTGGGTAAAGAGTGTTCCAAGGATCCCGTACCAAAACGGCTCGCCAGCACACCAATGCTGGAAATATTCAAATAGAAATGATTCctttcattaaatttaattttaataattaaggGCTTGATGATGCTGACCCGAGAAACAGAGCAACTTCCAGGCACGGCAAATCCCGGGGAAAGCCACCGCCGGGATTGAGGGGACGACAGAGGTTCGCACGAAGCACTACCACGTGGCAGCCCGGGCATCCTCCGGGCACATTCTGTAGATTGGTTTTTGAATGTTGCATTTTATTCACTGGAGTCTCcatttgtgtctgtgtggattccttttttttcggttgtttCTCGCCCCCAACGCCGCGgcgcttttcttttctgcaaACAACCGCAACAATTTGCACTGGCTGAGGGAGAAGCGGGAAGGGAGAATCACCACCAGTTAAAAGGATACAGAAGGTTCGACGGGAGAAAGATTTTCCTTTTCcatgatgttgctgctgcctgctgtGTGGCGGTCTTTTAGGTTCGGCGCATATTTGCCACCGGGAGAAGGAAGGTTCATGCCcttggaacaaaaaaaaaactccgagTAAATAAAGAACACATGTTTATTGGTGGGAAATGGCCGGCGCTGTTAGTTGCACGATTGGCATTTCGCTAATTTCACTTACCAGCGGAACAGGGGTAGTACGGTGGGTAATTCAATAATGGGATTTTCGTATGTTAGGTCCACCCGGTTCACCACGAGCTTAGCCAGTGTATTTTGGGGGATTTTCGGCTGAAagtaaaagggaaaaagatgTAAAACGAATTTCTAGAAGAAATGGAATAAGTgttttgagggtttttttaaCTAACCTAATTCCATATTCAGTTTGTGATCACAAGGGTACACGCTAGAGAATATTGGAGAGACGTTAAAATACTCCATTTGCAGACCAAATACCGGTTTTTGTTAGCTCGCTAGCGCTTCCAAATCGGTGCGAATTTCCCTCGCTGACGACGTCGTTTATAAGTAGTTGTGACGGGTATTGACATTTCGACGTTTTTGAAGTAAACAACAGTAGAGTTCGTCGCGGCGGTGTGACAGCTTCGTTAAGAAGAATgcccccccctttttttgggtTAAACATTTATTCGTTAAGTCACAGCAGCCGCTCATGTTTCACTGGTTGATGTTGGGAAATTTGTTCTTGTAGAGTGATTTTACCGAAGCAAAATCATCATGCACGCATTTCAAACGCTGGACAATGTGTTCATGTTTCGCAAGGAAAAGTGCAAGGAGTGCATGAAGCAGCCGATCGCTTCGCTCGGCCTGCAGGAGTCGGGCTATTCGTACTTCATCAGCTCCATGTGCAAACGGTGCCGGTGGTTCGGCGATCGGATGCTATGCCAAGAGCAAGGTGCAAACTGTCCGCTTTGTGGTGCAAGTTTCACAATATTaatcgtttgcttttttacttGTATTCTTTTAGGTAAGTGACGAGCTGGGTAGAGACATTGAACATCCGGGCGACGTGCGCTAGTGTTGTGCgtaagtaaacaaaacaatggtcGGGATTGAACAGTGCTGTATCATATTGTAGGGATTGGTCCTCTATCCTGTTGCTGGGAAAAGCTCAATCAACGTTGCAAAATACACCGATCAAATGTCTGGGACTAGCTGCGGATGTTCAAAAACCATAGCTTAAAAGTAGTACAACACAGCCAGGAATCAAGCTCACTGCGGCACTTCTCCCGGTTAATATTCATAATATTCTGCACCGGACAGCCTGTGTTGTGTGTACCCAAGCGTAGGACAACTACTTCAAAAGCAAACTCTCGCTGGTTTTTACGGCAGTTTCACCAACTGCTGATTGTTCGTGCGCTGCCGTTaccaaacacattttttaaaagtCACTTTTTAGTGCAATTATTTCagtcgccgctgctgctgcggcagtAGTGCAAGGAGAGCGAGAACACGGATGACAGCAACGATTGTGCAGCCTTTTTTATGTTCTGCCTGCTTGGAGGAATTGTTTTAGATTTTCCTCTCCTTCACGGCCCGTTGCCGGGACCGGAAGCTAAACAGATTctttcgattttttgttttcgagtACGTTCCTACAGCGGACGGCCGCTTCGGTGCACGCTGAACCAATTTTATGGACGTGTAGTGCATATAAACAATTTTTCACATACTCCTTAACCCCCGGGTATCCGGGAGCCGTTAGTTGGGAACAGTTCAAACACACTGTGCTGCCGGTTACGACCGGACCGGGTGATTGCCCGAGTCATAAGAAATGCTTTATTTTGAACGGAGCGAGCGAAAGCGCCAAAAACGCCAACGGTTCCGTTGTAACAAACGATGTCCGAGTACATAAAGCGGCAGAGCATAAAGCAACAAAAGGGCTGCGTCCCTGTGTCCACCTCGTCGAGCCTACGCtgggaagctttttttcaCCAGCATTTTAGAAACAGCACTAAACTACAGCTCCGAACttcttttttgccatttcttgTGCCCCTGCGCTTTGTTAGATACGTTTCAATGTTTAGTGCCACCGTGTTATCGGGTGTATGGCTAGGTGGTATTAGTTTATGGGGCGCTTCCACGATCCGGGAGCGCGCATTGTCCTATGAATTGTAGCTGAGCGCAGTCTGTCGGTAATAACTAGTTTTCGGCAGTTTTATAACGCCCGCTCCCAGAAGGGTGGTAGTAGCTTTCCCGATTTAATGTCAATTGCAGGGTCATTCAAGGACGCGCAGACGGATGGCACGTTTTATGGCACATCGGGAGGATAACACGCCGAGCGAGATGAATTGCAAGCGCAGTGCCGTTTGGGTAGTTGTAGTTGATGTTGTCGAAGGGTAGGCCAAGTTTGGGCATCGCCCTGGACAACAGTAGGGGATCAAATGGTGTCAATTGTCAGTCATTCCGCTTGAATGTACTTTAGAAAATCAGAATTAAACAAAGAAGAATTCCAAGATAATTTAATAACTTCCATTTCGACTGTATAAGAAGATTCGTCTTAACGCATCGGAAAGCATTGAAGTAATCTCCACTTGTTCAAGAGCCATTCTTCCGAATGTCAGCATAATGCAAACCACGCCTAGCCGGTTGATCCTTAACTAATTAAAACCCCCCGAAAACTTTATCGTACCTTCAGccgtaccaaaaaaaaagaagcaaaaagaatCGATTGAATATTGGAGCAACGTAAATGTCAACCACCACGGGAGGTGGTGGTTTGGCGCAACTGCTTCGGCTGTGGCCGGTTTAATTGAAACCAACGATCTCGAACGATGGCGAACGGTGGCGACAATTGGACGGTTGCGAACTCCCGTCCTTGTTGGAGAAGCAGCGGGGAGAATCGAACCTTCTTAAACGACATCTCTCAGCGGCTACGATACCGGCGGTTGCAGCGGGTTTGTTGGTGGCCATGAAGGAGTAAGCAATGCGAGATTTATTGGGTGTAAAATTGTCATTTGCATCTGATGCCACTCTTTGCAGCTAGACGGCGACCGCACTgcggcacacacaccacaaacacacacacacacactgtgcaaAATCCCGATATTGTGGGGCGATTGGGATTTCGGATTTCGGTGTCAGATTCGGGGGAGGttgaaggaaaacatttccattcgttgtcgtcgtcgtcgcctgCGAGGGTTTAAAATAGCAACCGCGCGCGACTTGTGCGTTTTCGGAAGGAAATCACCGTGGCATGCGTGTcctccccgtgtgtgtgttgggtgtgGGGTGGATGTAAATTTGTcagtcttttttttaattctttttgtttgtttgcgggTGTAACATTCTTACCGCGCACCGAGTTTACCGCAGGGCATTGACATATAAATTCGAATGCACCGGTTAGAGTGAAATGGGAAATGTTTCATTCTGCGAACCCCCGGTGAGTTCAAGGAACCGATTAATTCAAACACAACGACAAATGGTCTTATTTTGGGAGcgtttgttctttctttctttatttttagcatTAAATCGAAAGGATGTTGCATCTTCGGACCACCCGAACGCACTAAACGCCAAATGCATTGAACGGAGGGACACACTCGGCAGACACTTGTTCGTCGCTACACGTGACCATAGAGTGCGATGTAACGACCACTGCACACACTATCTCTCTTTATTGCTCTCTTGGTCCAATAACAGCACAATGATACCCGTTTCCGGTTGCTAGTGCGAATGGCGATGGTGTCTTCCTTTCCATTCTTTGACGGCTTCTTTACCCATCTGTTACCAACCACCACCGCTATGGCGGTTAGACGACAGACGACACACATCGACACATTCCGCGCACGGTTCCAGCAGTCGGaggtttatgttttatgtcaCTCTTTTTTACCCCGTGGTCGTCGCCACCGCTTACGCGCCAGATGGCGGATGTGCGGACATGTGCCGCTTCCTCTTCCTGTTGAGCTTCGGAACGTCACACACCGCGCCCCGTGGTTGGGTTTTTGTGTCACCCCTTCCGATCTCCCGATCCCCGCCGGCAGTCTTCGGGCTGTCCGGCCGGTGAGATGATCGTGCGAGAACAACCATGTTTTGCGGTTGACCTGTTAATTTATGCTGAATGCGTCTGCCGACCCCACAAAACCAGCCACCCCCGGAGGGCGCGCGTTTATATTGGTGTCGGAGTGCGATTATGGATGTTGTCACCATTTTTTAATGGCCGATTTTTCGTCCCTCGCGCTTCCTATCCATCCCGCCCTGCGTGTGCTATTGGTTGGGGTTTGGTGAAATTGGATGAGCTTCTTTCGGTTTCCCGCTCCTTCTTTCTCCTTTGCCACGCGCGTTATAACGATGCCATGCCTGTGTTCTCCGGGGGGCTGTCGGTGGTCACTTTGGCTATTAATCAGTGTGCTGGCGGGAACTAGCAATTGGCTTGCGGGGtgtttttccctccctctttttcgtttaattttgatGCTACTCTTGAAGAACGGGATGTGCGCTTACTGGTCGTGAAAAGATTGTCCGTCCCGCTTGTTGCTTACCCGGTAGCACAGTAccctcgtgtgtgtgtaggcgGAAGCAACGTTTCTCCATCTCTAGAATGTAAAACGcaagcgagcgcgcgctcgcgcaaaCACACGCGGATTAGGATCATGATCGGCCGCCGGCAACTGTCGCATCGGTGGCGGAACAGCTGTGTCCGTGTTTGGCAGCCACTTAATTATCCGCTGCCCAAAACGGCTCGAGGTTAAATATTTTAGAAAATGAgcgtgagtatgtgtgtgtgttccaatGAATTTGGCTGACTATGTTCTAacaaaatgttttctttttgtaggTGCTCTCTTATACCACGTCACTGTGCAATGGTGTTGGAAATTAGAAGAAGCATTAGATGGAACAAAAAGGAAGGACTTACGGACGGGGGGACCATTGCTTTTACGCTGTTAATTAGAAACTGAAAGTGAAATTTAATCATCTTCCCACGAGCGCTCGACCGCGTCCGTCTACTTAAGCATGAAAACGGACGACCGAAGGCAGTGTGACGAGCGCACTCCTCTGCTTTGCCCTTCGGGCCCGACCCGAGTGGTCCAGAGCTGTCGTCAGCACGAGTCAAAATGAAGTGTGTGCCATGACAGACGGGGCATGGGACAGACTTAACTGTCGCTGTCTCCACTATTACTGCTGCTTCTACTACTGTGTTGCTACCGTACGCTGCTGATTGTTACAGGTTCTACCTCAAACTAGTGGGCACCGTACaagcaaaagcagcacaaGGTACGGTACGTTCCGGCTGTTCCCTGCTTTCCAGCGGGTATCACATTGCCCGGGAGCGTATAGTTTTTCATGATATTTTTTGATTTGTGCCTTGTGTTGCTCTTTCACTCCGCTTCATCCACTCCCACTCGGTACAGCAACTTGTGTTGGTGTGAATGGTACACCATTGCACTCTGGTAATAGTTGTAGCAACTAGCGTTTACTCATTAATTATGGTTTCTTTTGCGTCTCTTCGGGGTCAGCAGAGATCCGGTGGCGGggtcgcgtttttttttgcagcgtGTTGGTGGGAGCGGGTGTTGAGCGAGTGAAAAGATCGGCCAGACGTCCAGGTCCGAGGGTCCGGTGGTTTATAGCAAGTGGTCAAGTTGCTGCTTCCGGGTTAAAGAAGCACCATGCGCCGGCGTGTCCTCTGTGCGGCGTCAGTGTGGCAGCAACGAAACCACAGGAACGAACCCCGGCGATGTCCACGAGAGTGTGGAAACGGGGTAGGAAATTTAATCAACGAAACATACAGACACTACACAGGGTTTCTTCGATTCCGAGGCAGCGACGGTCGCGAAACGCGCGCAGAGACAACACACAGCGTTAGGGTAAATTGGTTGGCTTTTCATTATGAATGCGAGCCGGATGGCCGTTTTGTCGTGTGgcgtttttctgtgtgtgcgctgtgaGCTATGTACGCCTGGAAGCTTATTAAATGAGCTATCAGTAGCAGCCGAGTCGAGATTTTGTCAGGATCTCGGCGGGAGATTTGAAAGATCAAGGCATGTGAGTTTTCAGTTTTTGGGCATCTCCGGGAGGAACTTCCACAGAGGTGTTTTGTGTGGAAGAGTTAAGCCTTCAGAAATAGGAGCTTGTTTGGATGTACAATCCTTTGTACTTGTTTGTGATTGGAAGTGAAGCTTTTACTTAAAATGTGTGTTCTGCTGCCTTTCAACATCCTTTCAGAAGAACTGCATAATGAATGCACCTTTGTGGTGCTTGTATGCACACTTTTCATTTCTGGTTGAGTTTCCCTTACACAAACCATAATTGCACACGTCAACTCCTATTCTTGATAGTGAACCCATTTCATTTCGATTTGTCATCATGTTTTCGCTAGTTTTCAAAGACTGTTTTGGGTTGGTGCAAATCGTCAAAAGAATGCATGCTTTTGTCCGTTACTAGAGGCCACTCGCTGTACGGCACAGTAAACTACCTGCGCCCTGGGCTGGAGCTACATTTGAGCGTGATATATCGTATTGCCTTCGGCGAAGACGTCCTGCAGCGTGTGCAATTCCTGTGTGCATATTACTGTGCTTGAAAGTCAGCATATGCGTGTTGTGCAAAAGACACACGCGCCACCCTGGAGTGCTTCTTGCTTTGTGAACGATTGATGTATTCCATCACGTTAAAAGTGGTGTAGCAGGAAGTCATTCTTTCTGGGGTGTAAGCCATGTTGTGCTTGCTCTATAGCATATGCTTTTCGCATGTGCAACCGTTCGGAAGTTGATGGCAAACCAAACCATCGCTTTTTTGAGTCGAAGAAAGGGTCTCTCCggtgagacagagagaaagtgtGCTGGCTCCTACCCAGCCATCAGCGGGAAGGAAATCACACTGGATGTGTAGTGTGTGCATCTGTCTACAAAGCGATGCCCCTAGTTTTGGGAAAGCAATATGGAACCGACATTGATTTGCGGAAATGAAAAACCTAAAGCCTGACTGGGTGAGACCAAAAAGGACTGTACGGACAGGCGCAGTGGTAGGCAGAGGGCGTACCTTATTCATGTCTTTCACTGtgtttatatgtgtgtgcatataGCAGAAGGATGATTTTGAATCGTACAGCCTTTTGATGTGCGAAAATAGAAACTGTTACCAAGCCACCGCCCCGAGAACATCTCCCAATGTGTACCGAGGAGGTGAATCCTTTATGTCAGTTTCCTTTCATCTTCCGGTTTTGGGAGAGTAGAGTCAGCAGTTAGGTTTGTTTTCTCCATAAGTGAGTccaaaatagtttttaatcATGCAGTAGCATCATACACGCCGAAGCACAAACGGGCTTTGTGGAGATTCTAATTTGCCTGCTCATCTGTAGTCAGTGAACTGTTCAGTAGCTTGTTTGCAACAGCTCCAGCTGGGAACGATTTAGCAACCTTCTCCTCCTAGTTATTCGTCTTACAACGATACAATTTGATGCTCGAAACTGAGTGATACATTCAGCAGCAGTTTCAAACTGTTGTCGTGTGCCGGACGTCAGCAGGGAAGAAGCGCATCTTAACACGACCCGATGTAATGTATTCGTCGCATAGGAACGGACGTTTTTGACAAGCGCCACATCCTCCGACATGAAACagtatgagagagagagagagagagtggtggCATCAATCAAAACCCCGGCAGTGGTGGTTGGTTGTTCGGACTTTCTCGGACTCTTCGTTTTGCCCCCTTTTTCTAAATGGGTTCCTTTTAACTGCACGGAGCACACGACATGCATGTACGATGACATCGGGGAACCGTGCGTGTCCTCCCTGCTTGACTGTCCGCGGTCGCGGTCTTTCTCGATCTCTAATGTCTGCGCACACGTATGCGTTACGTCAGCTGTAAGCAATCTCGGGTAGAGGCAGCGCCGACTTGTTGCGTGCGTGAATCTCAGACCGAACGGAGCGACGAAGAATGATGCCGTTTGTTCGTTCGGATACATTCGTcgtctgctgttgctgcggcgGCAAGCCTATTAGTCATATAGAGGGAGAGAATTTTTCGGTGCTGATGTTTGATCTGGcttgttttacttttattgCACATTCCAAGCTGTCGAGAGAAGGACCAGGAGAGGATTCGGGAGAGCAAGGGGCAGAAGAAATGGTGACAGGAAATTGTTGGCATGCTTGAAATTAACCAAGAATGAGTGTTAATATGCTCGTCATTTTAATGAATACTACACTTATACTACACGAAAGATTCGAAGCGTTTCTTTCGTAATTCAATTTTGCAATGTAATTCCCTCATATGATTTACGCACATTTCTCATTCGTACAACAACTTGTTTGAGTGTTGCATACACAGTAGATGTGTTTGTCCATCTTACTGCACTTGACACGATCTCCGTGACTGTACACGCGATCTCTCCAATAAAAATCCCCCGTCCATGTTGTGGTGGGGAGCACCAACCAACAAGTGGGAATTCCATCCCACTAGAGATCGTGGTTGGATCTTCGCAAACGCACACGCGATCGTGAGAGAAAATCTAATTCCATGCTGCACTCACCGTACGCTACACGGTTGTTTGAGTGCCACCCGGCGGTGAGTGATCTTTGTTTACAGCTGATTGTGTGGTTCCCACATGCCCACGCTTTCAAGCTCTGAGCTGGTTTTGCTCCAGGCTGGAAAAGATGTGCAGTAGCGCATCGCGGGAATAATGAAATCGTTTTGTCCGATCTGCCTTGTATGTCTTTCTTTTAATCCCTAGCGCTACTCCATCGACATCGTGTCGACGCACGATAGTATTTGGGTGGACATATAacttataattttatttcccaATATTTAAAACGCAAGTGGATTTACTGAATTTAGGATAATTACTtggtaaaaattcaaaatttcatctatTTCGATCCATTAGTTGGAGTAAGATGCCAATTTGAATTGGAATAATTTGAGAAGTTCTTATTAGATATGAAATATTTAAGAGTTTATTTGCTTGAATTTCAATTATACCaaaacaaacttttaaaatCGGCAAAACAACTACTTTTTAagggtttttcttcttttacgaATTTTCGTTCATAGCACAATTCATACAATAATTCGAATGAtaaataacatcaaatattatGCTACACGTATCGTCCACAATGTTTTGGTACAGTGGTGCCATCTATATGTCCAAATCGTCATCTGTAGTTCATCCAAATCATAAAAGTAGGCAAACGATCCATAAAAAATCGAGAAAAGTGAAACCTAAATCACCGAAGGTCCACCCATTGCTCTGAAGAGATCTCACTGTGCGACGTGATGATGGGTCTTGAGCGTGATTTATGTTCCTTTTCGTCTCTTCGCTTTGCTTCTCCAGAGCCCTTCCTTTCTCAGGGAGCGCTGTGTATGGGATGCGGGATCGTGCATAGAACCCCCAGTTCGTAGGTATGTGTGAAGAAAAAGGCCCGAATAAGTATTGATGCTTTGCATTTGAATGGGGATCTTGGGATCGCTTGTAACGGACCAGCTGATGGATTTACCGACTGGCGGAGATCTGCCGGAgcgaatgtgtgtatgcgctagGGATTTACAGATTTCTGGAAACTACGATACTGATCGCGGATCGCGCCGGTTGGGCCGTCAAACGGAGTGAGAATTTTAAACACGGAGCTCGCTCATCGTCTAGAGGTGTGTTCTGCTGTGTTGGTTGGAGCTGGCGTGACACACCTTTGCAGACCTTTGCGCAGACCTTAGGCACACCGAGTTAAATTCCACCGTGTCttccctccacacacacacaccttgttttttgttgttgtcgcttTTCGATGCACAACCGTGCTGAGTTCCTGACGCTCTCAAACTGaataaatagagagagagagagagagcaaaagagtTACGCGAGAGATATTAAAGCGTTTGCCACTCATGCAGCCCTCTCTGCTTCTTCCCGCCCGGTGGGTTCAAATAGACAACAAATGGCGCGGACCTGCGCCAGGGGCCAAACCTGCGGCCTGCCCACGTTTCCCGCGCCATTGTATGCTCTGCCCCAGCCATGCAATATACATTAGCCTTTGCCTTGGCTGCGTCGCGAGTTTTGTTTCAGCAACGGCCGCGTGTGCACTGTTCGTGTTCGAGGGCCGCCGCGCGTACACACCAAACACAGTCGCGTTTTGCCGCACGGGAAGCGGTTGTGTTGCGTCGGTCGTGAGCGCACACCGGAGTTTTCGTGCGTGTTTTTGTCTAGCTGTcgtgatagagagagagagagaaagagagagagaggcagcaAGGGAGTggaagagcgaaagagagagagagagatacaacTCGTGAAAGAGGGTTAGTGAGCACGATAGTGGCGTAGCAGGCCGCTCTCACGCCGCTAGTGTGTGCATTCCTGGCGTGTGCGCGCACTATTTTGTTCAAgtcgcgatcgatcgatcgagcagCTGCATGCACACAAaacgtgtatgcgtgtgtttgtgcgcgaaAATCTAATTCCAATTGCAATTGTTCGGTGCCGAGAACGTTAGTGCATTTTGTTAAGTGATCGATCGCACGTTccagtgggtgtgtgtgagggagCGCACGTTCCAGTAGCCTAGTTCTGGAAGTCGTTGTCATCGactgtgttggtggtgggctgctgctgctgtataaGTGATCTGAAACGGAAACGACGCCAGAGTTGTGATGAATCaaacggcaacggcaacggcgGCAGCAACGGTGGTGCATTACGACGAGTTGACATCACCGCCCCTGCTGCACTTCtacggaggtggtggtggtggtgggggcgGTGGAGTTGGCAGTACCAACCTGCCGGATGTAGCAACTTCGATTGCGGCCGGCATTGCACAACAGCACCGACTGCTCGGTACCACTGCGTCCGTAGCACCAGTTCCAGCAACTCCAACGTCAGTGGTACCGGCGGTCATTTCTT
Coding sequences within:
- the LOC120901593 gene encoding dachshund homolog 1-like, which encodes MNQTATATAAATVVHYDELTSPPLLHFYGGGGGGGGGGVGSTNLPDVATSIAAGIAQQHRLLGTTASVAPVPATPTSVVPAVISYTETSPSQSPLSSSSLSSSSCVDAAAPSLSV